In Chitinophaga oryzae, the sequence TCTTCGATGGGCAGTCCCATCTCATCCGGGTTGATGATAGGTTGCAGCGCCTGTGCTTCCAGGGTTGCGGCGCGGCCGTCCCAGAAATAGCTGGGCCGTCCGGAGAGGTTGGTGATGCCCGGCGTATTCCTTTTGGTGGGCGTGCGATGGATACCGAGGCTGAGGGCGGCGGTATCGGCAAAGCCGTGCTGTGGCTGGTGGCAGGAGGCGCAACTGATGCTGTTGTTTTTGGATAACAGGGTTTCAAAAAACAGTTGTTCTCCCAGCTGTGCTTTGGTGGGAGGGTCGCCGCTGCGGAACCCCGCAAGGAGGATGCACAGGCATAACATGCCTGGTAACAATTTTGTCATTTTGTTATTTGGATATTTACTTTGGGCTGTTTAGCAGGTAAGCTGCAAACAGAAGAGTATTTGTTTCGGTGATGATGTACTGTGGCTTGTTTGCAGAAGATGCATGGTGGATTGCCACAGAGGGAATGATGTATTGGTCCATTTACAAGGCTATCAGGAGAAAGTTTGCCACTCTCAAAAAATAGCTAAATAAAAAATAACCAAATAAAAAGATGTCTTTGGCATTCCCGGGAGAGCGGGCGATAGTGCCTGCTCTCCCCAGGAATTATGATGGGGGTAAGTAGTAATGGACGGAGGAGGTAGTTACCGGGCGTTTGCCACCAGTTCCACGGCGAGGTCAAATTCGTCGTAGATGGCTTTGTCGCCGATACCTTCGAAGAAGCTTTTGGAACCGTAACGGATGTTGTATTTGGTACGGTCCACTTTAATGTCCGCTTTGGCAGATACATTGTTGCCTGCAACAGCCACGGTGGCAGGGAAAGTGATCGGGTTGGTAATGCCTTTGATGGTCAGGTTACCGGTAATATCATATTTACCGCTGCCTTTAGGCGTTACTTTGGTAATCACGAAATTGGCAGTCGGGAATTTTTCCACGCCGAAGAAGTCTTCGCTTTTCAGGTGGCCTACCAGTTTGGCGTTGCCGTCGGCATCTTTGATGTCGGTAACCGCGATGCTGCGGGTGTCCAGTGAAAAGTTACCGCCTTTCAGTACGTTGTTTTCGATATCCAGTTTGCCGTCGGATACGTTGATGGTGCCGCTGTGCTGACCGGTTACTTTTTTGCCAACCCAGTTTAGTTTGCTCTGGGATTTGTCTACCTGGTAGGTAGTTGCTTTTTTAGTGTTGGTGACAGCTTTTGCAGGCTTATTGTTGCCGGCAGTTGCAGGAGAGGATAAAGACATCAGTATGATGGCGCTTCCCATGAATACCAGGGATACTAGTCGTTGCATATGAATGTGTGTTTAAAAATTTGCTGCAAAGTAGGTTGATTTACGGAGAAGCATTTGCGCAAAGCGGAAAAAAAACGTTAATTATTTTTCTGCAATCAGTGCGTCCAGGTCTTTGTTCCACCGCGCTACATAATCCTGGTAGTATTTTCCGGTGATTTCACCCGTGTAGCCGGTGTGTATCTGTCTGACTTCTCCTTTACGGTCTATAATGATGGTGGTGGGGAAAGCCATCATGCGGTTGAGCGCCGGTAGTTTCTCTGACGCCACTTTCTTATCAGCAATGCCACCAAAAAGAATATCATATTGTATGTTGTATTTTTCTTTCAGTTTACCCAGCGTATAGCGGGCATATTCCAGGTCGTCTTTCTGTTCAAAACCAATAGCGATCGCTTCTACGCCCCTGTCTTTGTTTTTATTGTACCAGGGGGAGAGGAAGGAGGTCTGGTCTGTACAGTTGGGACACCAGGTGCCGATGATTTCCACGATCACCACTTTGCCTTTGTATTTCCCGTCGCTGAGGGAGACTGTTTTGCCGTCCAGGTCAGGCAGGGAGAAGTCCAGTTTTTTGTAGCCTTCTTTGAGAAAAGTGAGCGCGTACGGGTCCGGTAGTTCCGCTGCCGCATTTTTGCTGCCGTCAAATTTGATGTTGTTGTAGATCCCGAGGCTGAGTTCTCCGGTCAGGGATTTGTCATCATTTATTTTTCCTTTGATGTAGATGGGACTGGGGCCTGTAAAGCCGGACAGCTCAAATTCGTCGCCGTGGACGGTACCTTCCAGTTCGCGGCTGTCGCCCACTACCGACATGATGACGCCGGTGAGTTTGTTGCCCTGTTGTTTCAGCAGGCCTACACGGTTGGGCGTAGGTTCTTTGCTGTATATGGTGAGGTCCCATTTGCCGCTGATATCATGCTGTGGTGCCGCTTCCGTGCCGGGGGGCGCAAAGCGGTAGCTGTGGCCGTATTCAGCGGAGAATGGGAGTGCGTTGCCGCGGAAATTGGGTACCAGGCTGCGGTATTCTCCGGTAATTTTGCCGTCGTCTTTTATTTTGGCTACGAGGGCGGCGTCGTAGGTATTCATTTTGATGAAGAGGGAGTCGGCGCCGATGCGTTGCACATGAAAGTCATCGCGGCGGGAGCCGTTGAGCAGCGTAAACACAGCATGTTCCGGGTCTTTGCCTTTCAGCTCGAAATTAAACGGCACCTGTGATTCGTTGAGGGTAAAGACGCCGCGCCAGATGCCTTCGCGGACAAAGGGTTTGTCGGGGGTGGCAGCGGTAGCGCCCAGCAGGGAAGCAGACAGCAGGCCGGTGAGGAAAAGTGACTTATGTGTTTTCATGGTTTTATTTTTTTCCCGCAAAGAACACAAGGGAGCAAAGGGCGCAAAGATGTTTTGCGCTGCTGTTGTCCGGCGTGTATGGACTTTGAGAGCGGTGAACGATGAATTTAGACCTGAAATTTCCCGCTGCCGGACGTAAGGCGACAGGAGGCCCTGTACGTGGCGACTACGCGAGGCCACTGTAACGCCTACACGCTACAGGGGCCAGGCGGTCATCGCCCGAAGGGTAAAAAATGAAAAAGAAAAACTATGAAATTGGTGAAGGATGTTGCCGGAAAGGAACCCGGCAAATATCAAAATTCCCAAATGATGTTAGGGCAACATCGGAAGAAGTATACTGGTTGTTTCATGCTAATTATTTTATAGCTCCGCAAATAGATGGTGGTGGTATAAACTAATTAACGGTGGGCTTAATTAGGTGTGATGGAGCAAAGATAGGAGGGGGTGTTTATATTTCCAAATAAAAGTCTATAAATTTTGTAGACTATTTGTGTTTTCATGTGTACATCCGCGGCCCTGCTATCTTTCATTAATATGACCTACCTTTGCGTTTTAAAATAACCTGTTTTGAGTCATTCTGTTTTTTTAATAACACCGCCATTTACACAGCTGAACACGCCATATCCGGCCACAGCCTACCTGAAGGGGTTCCTGAACACCAAGGGGATCAGCGCTTTCCAGGCTGACCTGGGTATTGAAGTCACGCTGGCTTTATTTTCAAAACAGGGCTTACAGCAGTTGTTTGACAGCATCAAAGCAGAACCGCCGGCGGAACTTTCGGAGAACGTCGCCCGGATCATTGCGCTGCAGGACGACTATGTAAACACGATCGACGCGGTTATTTTGTTTTTACAGGGCAGGAACCCCACGCTGGCGCATCAGATCAGCAAGCGCGATTTCCTGCCGGAAGCATCCCGGTTTGCGCAGCTGGACGATCTGCACTGGGCTTTCGGCTCCATGGGCACGCAGGACAGGGCCAAACACCTGGCCACCATGTACCTGGAGGACTTGTCGGACCTCATCATGGAATGTGTGGACCCGCATTTTGGCTTCAGCCGTTATGCCGAAAAATTAAGCCGTTCCGCCAACAGTTTCGATGAACTGTATGACGCCCTTCACGAGGGATATACTTATATAGACCACATCCTGACAGACCTGCTGGCAGCCCGGATGGAGACGGTACAGCCCTCGCTGGTGGCCATCTCGGTGCCTTTTCCGGGCAACCTGTACGCCGCTTTCCGTTGCGGACAGTGGATCAAAGCTCATTATCCGCAGGTAAAAATAGCCATGGGGGGCGGCTTCCCGAATACGGAGCTGCGCTCGCTCAGCGATCCGAGAGTGTTTGAATTCATCGACTTCATTACCCTCGACGACGGCGAAGCGCCTATGGAGAACCTGTTTCAATACCTCCAGGGGCAGAAGACCATCGGAGAACTGAAACGTACCTTCCTGTTGCAGGATGGTGCGGTGACTTATATCAACAACGCTGCCTGCCA encodes:
- a CDS encoding YceI family protein, which gives rise to MQRLVSLVFMGSAIILMSLSSPATAGNNKPAKAVTNTKKATTYQVDKSQSKLNWVGKKVTGQHSGTINVSDGKLDIENNVLKGGNFSLDTRSIAVTDIKDADGNAKLVGHLKSEDFFGVEKFPTANFVITKVTPKGSGKYDITGNLTIKGITNPITFPATVAVAGNNVSAKADIKVDRTKYNIRYGSKSFFEGIGDKAIYDEFDLAVELVANAR
- a CDS encoding peroxiredoxin family protein, which produces MKTHKSLFLTGLLSASLLGATAATPDKPFVREGIWRGVFTLNESQVPFNFELKGKDPEHAVFTLLNGSRRDDFHVQRIGADSLFIKMNTYDAALVAKIKDDGKITGEYRSLVPNFRGNALPFSAEYGHSYRFAPPGTEAAPQHDISGKWDLTIYSKEPTPNRVGLLKQQGNKLTGVIMSVVGDSRELEGTVHGDEFELSGFTGPSPIYIKGKINDDKSLTGELSLGIYNNIKFDGSKNAAAELPDPYALTFLKEGYKKLDFSLPDLDGKTVSLSDGKYKGKVVIVEIIGTWCPNCTDQTSFLSPWYNKNKDRGVEAIAIGFEQKDDLEYARYTLGKLKEKYNIQYDILFGGIADKKVASEKLPALNRMMAFPTTIIIDRKGEVRQIHTGYTGEITGKYYQDYVARWNKDLDALIAEK